From the genome of Cytophagales bacterium WSM2-2:
ACTTCCATTTCCTCGTGAAGAATGATATCTGCTACCCCGTGTTTAAATATGATATTAAGAAGGAAGATGTTTATTACGTTCAATATGATAAAAACGTGAGTGGTAAAAATCCTGATGGTTCAAGCTTTAGCTTTCTGAAGTATGGATACAACTACAAATCAGACTACGACTACATTGATAAAGGGACTTACACTGTAACGGATACTTTCGCTAACATGTGCCCTCCGCAATATTCAGGAAATTTGGGCGGATACTATCTTTTCAGAGTTTGGGCAGATGCAGGCTATCACGATTGCTACATCGTTTGGATGTACAAGGATACGCCTATCGATCCGAATGCGCCTGATGGAAACAAGGTACAAGTTCCTAATTTCCAGATCATGTCTGCTGCCGGGTTTAGCAAAATGAAGGACCCTAAAGGTGGACGAATCGCGACAAATTAGGCATAAACCGAACCAACTCGATACGACAGAAAAGCCGCTCATTCGGGCGGCTTTTCTATTTTAATTTCAATGCGGAAAAATCAACCTGGTAAATGTCACTTAGCCCATTGCCCGCGCTCCTGATTCTTTTTTCGACTTCAGCCATGGTTTCGGGTCGGGGTGTAGTTGACGGATTCCTGTTACGGCAACTGGAAAAAAAGAAATATTTTTTATCGCGACTGATTTTTGGTGAAAACTCTGTTACGTTTGAATTGAATGGAGGTGGCAACTTCTCAGCTGGTGTCCACTGTCCGTTCCGGTTATAGCTGATATATAAATCGGCATTGACCATATCATCAGGACGCGCTGCAAGGAAAATCAAAAAAGTTTCATCAGGAGAAATAAATGGCTCGTATTCGCTTCCGTCCGTGTTGATTGATTCTCCAAGATTTACCGGAGTCTGATATTTTCCATTCACCAATTCACTTTTGTAAATATCCGATCCGCCTTTTCCACCTTCCCGTCGCGAACCAAAGTACAATGTGCCGTTGTCAGTAAGAGTGGGGTAGTATTCACTTTTGGAACTATTAATTACTTCATCCAGGCGTGTTGGTTTTTTCCATCCACTTGTCGTCTTCTCCATTTTCCAGATGTCCGTATCTTCTTTAGGCAAGCCTCCCTCGTTCACAGGCCTGTTGGAGATGAAGTAGAGCGTCTTGCCATCCTCCGAAAAGAAAGGATCAGCATCCATATATTGACCGGAAAAGTGCGCTACTTCAGGTTTTGTCCATTGATTATTTTTGAAATAGCTGACGCATATAGTCCACTTGCTCAGATCAGGCCCGCTTTTCAAAAAATAAAGAGTATCTCCAGTGATTGAAAATGCAGGATGAGATTCGTAGTCCCCAATACTGATAATCCCTTCACCAAAAATTACAGGTTGAGGAATTGGAACAGGTGAATGATAAGATCTTGACTGAGCGCATGCCAAAGTAGAAATGAGTATGAGGTGGATAAACATTGATCTATTCATGATCTTATTTTGTTCATTAAAAATAGATCGTTGCGGGTTTCCTGGAAATAATTCTTTCTGGGGTATATTCTGTAAATAGAAAAAAAGTGCCGGCAGCCATTACAACTGTGCGACACTTTTATTACGCAAACGAAAACTTATTTCTATAGTCAATAGGTGTGAGCCCGGTCTCTTGTTTAAATGCTTTATGAAATGAGCTTGCATCGGTGTAGCCAACCTTCCATGTCACTTCATTAAAAGTGATGTCCTTGGATTCCAGGAGACGTTTTGCAGTTTCCATTCTCAACTTCTGTAAATAGTTCAGTGGATTTTCACCGGTTGCCTTCTTGAATCTTCGGAAGAAAGTTTTCTTCCCCAATTGTACTAATTCAGCCAGCTGATCGGCCGTAATCTTCTCCCGAAAATTCTGCTCCATCCAATCCTGCGCTTTGAGTACAAAATCGTCACCATGTGCTTTTGAAAATTGATACACTTGATAAGGGGTTTGAATTTTTCTTCCGGCATCCACCAGGAAGACTTTGGCACAGGAGAGGGAAAGTTCCGCATCTGCAAATCTTTGAATAATGTGCAATGCGAGATTAAAGTAAGCTGTCACACCGGCAGCTGAAATGGATGTCCCATTGTCCACAAGGATTTTCTCGGGTTGAAGATCGATGTCATCGAAGTGCGATCTGAATTTTTGGATAAGGCTCCAATGTGTAGTTGCTTTTTTGTTGCGCAAGGCTCCTGAACTCGCGAGGAGAAAATTGCCATTACAGGCGGCAGTCATAATTGTTTTGCCTGACGCACTTACTCTTCTCAACCATTCAATTGATTTCTTTTCCATAGTAAGCACTTCATCCGTATCGCCCAGAAAGCCGGGAATGTAAACCAAATCATAGCTTGTCTTTGCCATAATTGTTTTGCGTGGAGTAAAGCTCAGGCCACTGAAACTCTTGATCGGTTTTTTATTTTCAGCGATTAATTCCAACTGAAAAACCTCTCTCCCGGATAAGTGATTTGCAAGTGTAAGGGTATCCCAGAATCCTGTCACCATCGATGACGTGCAATTCTTGTAAATCAGAATTCCTATGTTGAGTTGGTTTTTCAGTTTTTTCATGGCCTGTCTTTTATTAAGTATTAAGGAAATGAGGGCTTAAAAAAATCCATTTTTGTGCGCCTGCTTTTCTGGCGTGGGTATTTCCTGAAGCACGTCCCAGTGTTCTACAATTTTACCGCTTTCTACCCTGAACAAGTCGAAGAAGGCAGTTGGTTTCCCTGCAAATAATCCTTCAGACAGCGTCAGGACAAAATTACCTTCTCCCAGTACCATTCTTATTTTTTGAATCTGAATCGTTAACCCGTTTTTCTGTAGCTCCTGAATTCCTTTGATCAGGCCGGCAACAGTATTGTCAATAAAAGGATTGTGCTGTATGATTTCGGGATGATAAAATTCAAGGATTCTTTCAAATTGCCCCTCAACTAATATCGTCTGGACGAAATCCCGGACAAATGATTTGTTTCGCTGAGTATCAATCTGGTTGGTAACAGCTGTTGCCCCATCTACCATGGTATGACCATTTGCTGTTTTCTCAGGGTGCTCCATAATTCCGCTCCAATGTTCCGCAGCTAATCCAGACTCCATGCGAAAAATTTCAAACATGACTTTCCGGTTTGGCCACAGCACGTCATGATGTAGAACAACGAAGTCACCATCGTTCAGCGTACGGATGTTTTTGATGGTGGGTCCGGGCATTTCTTTGTTCTCAATTTTCGAAACCAGGGCTTCCAACCCCGAGCGGCCATCAGCCACCAGTGGTGTGTGTTGGACATAATTCTCAAGTACAAGCGAGCTTATTCCCGCTACGTCTCCTTTTTGAACGGCTTGATTTACCGCGTGTGCAACTTCTGTGTTAGTCATATGCTTGTTGTTTTTGTGATACAAAGGTTCAGAAACAACATAGCTTTGAACATTGTCCGAAAAGACAAAGTTATGGTGAAAAAGGACAATGCCTTGAATCCGGGTACTGAAGTGATTTGAGCCGAAAAAGCCAGGAAAGAAAACCTATTTTTTCTTCACTGGTGGCGGTGTAGCTGGTTTTCTGAGCGCAAGTAATTCGCGTGGACTTAATGTTAATATTCCGTTATCTGATTTACTCCTGATTTGAATATCATCAATTTTTGGGCTGGCACTCGCGCCATCAAAAATCACAACGATTTGAATATAGTCGGTGGTCGTATTTTTATCAGCCCCTATGAGACCGTAAGTGGTCTTGATTATTTTGTCATTGCCAGAAGCTAAAGTGCGGTTAATCGAGCCAGCTGTGCCTGTGGCAGGCTTAAACTGCGATAAGTTTCTTGTGAATCTCTCAGCCAAGGTCGTGTTGATGTAGGTATTCGTCAGTTTTGCCTTACCCGAAAACTGCAATGAATTAACCGGCAATTGTTTTTGCAAGACAGATTCACACCTTGTGACCGTGCTGAAGAATTGTGCATTCTTTTTTTTGTCAAGATTGGTTTCTTGTAAAACAAAATACTGTGCTGAGGTCTTGCACCATATAAAAAGAATAAAAAGTAGGAGAGCAGGCTTTAGCTTATTCATGAGTCGGGTATT
Proteins encoded in this window:
- a CDS encoding transcriptional regulator, with protein sequence MKKLKNQLNIGILIYKNCTSSMVTGFWDTLTLANHLSGREVFQLELIAENKKPIKSFSGLSFTPRKTIMAKTSYDLVYIPGFLGDTDEVLTMEKKSIEWLRRVSASGKTIMTAACNGNFLLASSGALRNKKATTHWSLIQKFRSHFDDIDLQPEKILVDNGTSISAAGVTAYFNLALHIIQRFADAELSLSCAKVFLVDAGRKIQTPYQVYQFSKAHGDDFVLKAQDWMEQNFREKITADQLAELVQLGKKTFFRRFKKATGENPLNYLQKLRMETAKRLLESKDITFNEVTWKVGYTDASSFHKAFKQETGLTPIDYRNKFSFA
- a CDS encoding polyketide cyclase; this encodes MTNTEVAHAVNQAVQKGDVAGISSLVLENYVQHTPLVADGRSGLEALVSKIENKEMPGPTIKNIRTLNDGDFVVLHHDVLWPNRKVMFEIFRMESGLAAEHWSGIMEHPEKTANGHTMVDGATAVTNQIDTQRNKSFVRDFVQTILVEGQFERILEFYHPEIIQHNPFIDNTVAGLIKGIQELQKNGLTIQIQKIRMVLGEGNFVLTLSEGLFAGKPTAFFDLFRVESGKIVEHWDVLQEIPTPEKQAHKNGFF